The genomic segment GAGCGCGACTTTGATCAACTTGTGTTCTTTGACATTCAGCACGTTATTTCCTTTTTGAGCGCTTCAAGACCCGGCTTGATCAGTGCTTCCAAGCTGTGAAAGTTGAACACAGCACCTTTTTTTTGCCAAGCCTTGGCATTAGCCAACGTGACAGGCAAACCAAAGCGCTCACCTTGCGCCTTGATTTTTTCGGCGATGTGATCCAAAGCCTGCTGAACTTGAGGGACCGTGATATCGCCACCAAAACCCATGCTGTGTGACAAGTCATAAGGCCCGATCAAAAACAAATCAAACCCTTTGACAGCCAGAATTTCATCGAGATTTTCAAGCCCAGCCTTCGACTCAATTTGGGCAATGATGATCATGTCGCCCGCCCTGCTGCCACAGGCATAGCTGACGGTTTCCAGAATCAACTTCGCCTCTTGTGCCGTTTCAACCCTGGGAACGATCAAGCCATCAATGCCCCGATCCAGATAGCTCACCCAGTCTTCAACCTGGCGGGTTTTGCTGCGGACCACCGCTGCTGCGCCATGCCGCTGGGCGGCGCGAGCCATGGGCCCCACCATGTCGATGCCAATGCCAGCACGTTCGCAATCGATGAACAAAATATCGATGCCCAATCTGGACACCAAATCGGCCACATCAAAGCCTCCCGCGAAGGTGTTGATAGCCAGCACAGGCTCATCGACCTGTATTTTGTTTTTGGCGTTGGATCGAAAATTCATCATGCTTTTTTCAGTTCATTCAAAGACATGATTTCAGCGCTGCTCATCACAAATCCAAGTGCTGTTCGGATGCAGAGCAAGGCCGCATCGTGCAAACCAGGGTCATCCATGGTGTCCACACAGTCGCTGGGAACGATGACCGCGTAATCCTTGGAACAAGCGGCCGCCACCGTAGACAGTACACAGCTGTTGGTGTTGACGCCCGTGATGATGAGGGTGTTGATCCCGTGGGCTCTCAATGTGAAATCCAGATCGGTACCGACAAAACAGTCGTAGCGCTTTTTGGTGTTCACGACCCAGTCTTTTTTCGCATCCATCACTTGGGGCATCACCGTGCACCCTGGTGATCCCTGCAAATTGTGGCGCTCCACATTCTTTCGAGTGGCATGGGGATCATCGGCCCGGGTTCTCCAAAAAGGGTTGGACCGAATTTCAGGGACATCGCGGTAAGTGGTCACCAAGTGGATGACTGGCCAATCCTGCTCACGGCACCAGGCAAACAATTTGGCGGCATTGCCCAGCACGCGATCGGCTTGCGCCTGGGTCTTGACAGGCATCGTGGCCACAGAAAGATCCATGTGGCCACGATGCAAATCGATCGCGATGACCGCTGCTTTGACTTTGTCGACACCGAAATTCATGACAGCCTCAAATCAAAGGGTTGTGAGAAGTGCTCAACAGTTTTTTCTGATCGATGCCAAAGCGGTCTGCCAACCAGTCGGCCAAAATTTCTTGCCCAATGGTCGGGTTGTCATGCTGGCAATGCTCCGCACCGGTCTCCTCTTCAGACAACAAGCGCAAGGTCACATCGACCCCCTTGGCCTTGCCGTAGTCATAGACTTTCTTGGCTTGCGATACGGTCAACACATCGTGCCCACCGTGCATGACCAAAAATGGGCACTTCATGTGGTCAAGATGACCATCCAAAGTGAATTCCCGCGCCTTTTCCATGGAGGCCTTCATGGTGGGTTTGCCAAACACCCATTTGATGTGCTCAGCCAAACCGTGGTCTTCGGAGGCATTGCCCCAAAGGTCGGTGATCGCCCAGATGGCACCGTGCGCAATGCAGGCAGCCAGGCGTGGCTCATAGCATCCCGCACGCGCTGCGTAATAACCACCCAGACTGGAACCCGCCACAGCGATGCGCTTGGGGTCCACATCGTCACGTTTTTCGAGCCAGTCAATGCACTTGCCAATCGGCACTTCGGTGTCGACCCTGTTGACGACGTTGTGGCGACGCAAAGTACCGCCCTGGCCGGGGCCGTCGATCATCAACACCGAGATGCCACGCTGGACGGCGCCACGGGCTTGCATGAACCACATTTCGTCTTTGATGGAATCCAGACCACCCATGCAAATCAGGACCGGTTGGCGGTTCTCTGGAAATGGTGCTCGCACAAAGTAGCCGCAGATGGTGACACCGTTTTCGTAAGGAATTTCAACGGCTTCACCCGCAGGGTTCAAATGCGAAATAAATTTCTTGCTGCAGGCTTCCATCTTTTCAAAAGTGGGCAAGCGGCGAGGGTCATCGGGCTTGAGGAAGAACTCTGCTTGACGGTAATAGTCTGCAGCCCGCAGGTAGCAGTTCATGGATGTCTTGATGTGTCCCAGAAGCTCTTCTTCACAGCCGCGATTCCAGTTGCGATCGCCAATGTGCATCCATTCCTTGTGCCAGCTCTCGAGGTCACCGGGGATCATGCGACTGGCCGCCTGGAACACCTCACTCACCGAGCCTCCGCCCTCTTGTGTTTCACCCAAACCGCGACGGAATTGGTAAGCCTGCCAAGGATGCTCTGGCCAGTGGTGCCAGCCGTAAGGCTCGTAATGCGGCAGTCGGTTTTCGGTGATTTTTTCGATCAGGTTGTCTTCTGACATGTGGAGAGCTCCCGCTGTTTGATTCCAGAAACATTCACTATTTTCAAGTGACTTGAATCATCATACGCAGCGCATTCAAACTGTCCACTGTTTTTTTATCAGTAGATACCCGATGCCCGCCGCATCGGACAGCCGGTCAAACCAACCACGCCCGCCATGGCGCACTTTTCGGGGGCGCACAAAAACATGCACGCCTCATCTCTGTGCATGCCGATCGGCACAAAACCGGCGCATCGACACCCCCTGAATCCCATGTCCACATTGAGGCAAAGCAGCTTGAATCAGCGTGCGTCCTGGTGATTCATTCATCCCGTGGCGGAGCCCCAAAGCGGTGCGGGGTTAGAGAAGCGGGCAGAGATGCGCCGCCTCGCCTCAAGCTTGCTCCCCGAGCCGCCCATCTCGAAAATCTGCCAAGGCTTGGTAAATTTCTTCCTTGGTGTTCATGACAAAGGGGCCATATTGCACGATCGGCTCTTTCAGGGGTTTGCCTGCCACCAGAATCAGCTTGGCATTGGCGCTGGCTTCGATCACCACGCCATCGGCCTGCGATGTGTTGGCCAAGATGGCCATTCGCTGCAAGGGCACGGCCTGCCCTGCGATGCGAACTTCCCCCCGGTACACATAAACAAAAGCATTGTGCCCAGCAGGAAGGCTTTGTTCAAAACGAGAGCCCTCTGGCATGTGCAAGTCCAGGTAAATCGGCTGTGTGATGTCTCGGGTCACTGCGCCCTGCAAGCCCTCGCTCTGCCCAGCGATCACCGTCACGGCCACGCCCGCGGGTGTTCTCAGCTGGGGCAATTGGTCGTTTTGAAAGTCCCGATACCAAGGGGTGTTCATCTTTTCGCTGCTGTGCAAGTTCAGCCAAAGCTGAAAGCCCTCCATCACGCCATCGGCTTGCTGTGGAATTTCAGAGTGGATCACGCCTTGGCCTGCGGTCATCCATTGCACACCGCCGTTTTGCAAGAGGCCTTCGTTGCCCGCACTGTCTTTGTGGAGCATGCGCCCGGCGATCATGTAGGTCACGGTTTCAAAGCCCCGGTGCGGATGGTCCGGGAAACCGGCGATGTAGTCGTCCGGCTTGTCGCTGCCAAAGGCATCCAGCATCAAAAAAGGGTCGAGCCGGTGCTGCAGGTCCTGCGTGAGGATGCGACTGAGCTTGACGCCTGCGCCGTCGGACGTGGCCTGGCCGGTGACCAGGCGCTCGACAGAGCGTGAATGCAGGACAGTGGTGGGCAATGGGGCTTGGATCACAAGAATCTCCTATCAACAACAGCCATGGGATCAGGTCATATTCACTGCGCCCAGCTTGGCATGCGCCATGCCTTGCAAATCGGGCGGCAACTGGTGTTTGGCCTGCAGATAATGGTGGGTGTAAACCTCCAGCCAAGCCTGCAGCGCGTGCGCGGCATGGGTTTCGCCCGCCAAGTCCAAGCACAGCGAAGCGACCTCGCTGGTGCAAAAGTGGTCATCGCGGCGTGAACGGCGCAGCTGGTAATTCGAAACCTGTTCGGGGTTCAGACTCAGCACCGGCAAGGCATTCAGGTAGGGACTTTTGCGGAACATCTTGCGGGCTTCGGGCCAGGTGGCATCGAGCAAAATGAACAGCGGTC from the Limnohabitans sp. 2KL-27 genome contains:
- a CDS encoding aldolase/citrate lyase family protein, whose translation is MMNFRSNAKNKIQVDEPVLAINTFAGGFDVADLVSRLGIDILFIDCERAGIGIDMVGPMARAAQRHGAAAVVRSKTRQVEDWVSYLDRGIDGLIVPRVETAQEAKLILETVSYACGSRAGDMIIIAQIESKAGLENLDEILAVKGFDLFLIGPYDLSHSMGFGGDITVPQVQQALDHIAEKIKAQGERFGLPVTLANAKAWQKKGAVFNFHSLEALIKPGLEALKKEITC
- a CDS encoding cysteine hydrolase family protein, whose product is MNFGVDKVKAAVIAIDLHRGHMDLSVATMPVKTQAQADRVLGNAAKLFAWCREQDWPVIHLVTTYRDVPEIRSNPFWRTRADDPHATRKNVERHNLQGSPGCTVMPQVMDAKKDWVVNTKKRYDCFVGTDLDFTLRAHGINTLIITGVNTNSCVLSTVAAACSKDYAVIVPSDCVDTMDDPGLHDAALLCIRTALGFVMSSAEIMSLNELKKA
- a CDS encoding S9 family peptidase codes for the protein MSEDNLIEKITENRLPHYEPYGWHHWPEHPWQAYQFRRGLGETQEGGGSVSEVFQAASRMIPGDLESWHKEWMHIGDRNWNRGCEEELLGHIKTSMNCYLRAADYYRQAEFFLKPDDPRRLPTFEKMEACSKKFISHLNPAGEAVEIPYENGVTICGYFVRAPFPENRQPVLICMGGLDSIKDEMWFMQARGAVQRGISVLMIDGPGQGGTLRRHNVVNRVDTEVPIGKCIDWLEKRDDVDPKRIAVAGSSLGGYYAARAGCYEPRLAACIAHGAIWAITDLWGNASEDHGLAEHIKWVFGKPTMKASMEKAREFTLDGHLDHMKCPFLVMHGGHDVLTVSQAKKVYDYGKAKGVDVTLRLLSEEETGAEHCQHDNPTIGQEILADWLADRFGIDQKKLLSTSHNPLI
- a CDS encoding pirin family protein; the encoded protein is MIQAPLPTTVLHSRSVERLVTGQATSDGAGVKLSRILTQDLQHRLDPFLMLDAFGSDKPDDYIAGFPDHPHRGFETVTYMIAGRMLHKDSAGNEGLLQNGGVQWMTAGQGVIHSEIPQQADGVMEGFQLWLNLHSSEKMNTPWYRDFQNDQLPQLRTPAGVAVTVIAGQSEGLQGAVTRDITQPIYLDLHMPEGSRFEQSLPAGHNAFVYVYRGEVRIAGQAVPLQRMAILANTSQADGVVIEASANAKLILVAGKPLKEPIVQYGPFVMNTKEEIYQALADFRDGRLGEQA